One Candidatus Palauibacter scopulicola genomic window, TCGAACGGGACGCGCGAGCTGTCGGACGCGCTGCGGCGGCGCTGCCTCTACCTGTGGATCGACTACCCCGACGCGGCGCGGGAGGTGGAGATCCTGCGGCGGCGGCGGCCGGACATCGCCGCCGCCCGGGCCCGGGAGGCCGTTAAACTGGCCCAGCGGCTGCGGCGGGAGCGGCTCGCGAAGCCTCCCGGTGTCGCGGAGACGCTGGACTTCGCCTCGGCCCTCGAACACCTCGGGGCGGACCCTCTGCGACCGGCGACCGCGCGTGACGCCATCGGGGCGCTCGTGAAGGACCCGAACGACCTGGCCGGCCTTACGGAGGAAAGACTGGGCGAGCTGCTCGCCTCGTCGGGGGACGGGGGGAGTTGACGCCCGAGCGCGTCGTCGACCTGGGCCGCCGACTGCGCGGCGAAGGCGTGGCGTGCGCGCTGTCGGAGTCCACGACGGCCGTCGCCGCGCTAACGCATCTCGATGCGGAGGACGTGGAGGACGTCCGGGCGGGCCTCCGGGCGGCGTTCTGCTCCAGCGCCGCGGACCTCGAGGTCTTCGAGCGCTGCTTCCCCGCGTGGTGGCGGGGAGCGCGGCCGTCATCCGCCGTCGAGAATCTCCTGTCGAAGGCCGCGTCGGGCCGGGGGGACCGGCCGACGCCCGGCGCGCCTTCCGGACCGGACGGGCTCGCGGCGGCCCGCGAAGACCTGGTGGAGCAGGCGACCGACGAGGGGGACGCCCGGGAGCGTCCGATCGGCGCCGTGTACAGCGCCGCGCACTCGCTCGCGCGGCGTTCCTTCGCCTCGATCGGCGACGAGGAACTGCGCGAGGTCGACGTCTGGCTTGAACGGCTGATGGTACGGCTGTCCACGCGCCGTAGCCGCCGACTCGAGCCGGGCGGCCGCCGCGGGCCGATCGATGTGCGGAGGACGCTGCGGTCGCTCGTCGCGCACGAGGGCGAACTCGTCCGCCTGGCGAGGCGGCGGCGACGACACGTGCCGCCGCAGCTCGTCGTCCTCTGCGACGTGAGCGGTTCGATGGAGCGCTACAGCCGCTTCCTGCTGCGCTTCCTCCTGGGGTGCGGGCGCGCCCGCGACATCCAGACCTTCGCGTTCAGCACGCGTCTCACGCACCTCACGCCCTGGCTGGCCGGCGAAGAGATCGACCCCGCGCTGGACCGCCTGCGGGCCCGCGGCTGGTCGAGCGGGACGCGGATCGGCGAGTGCCTGGAGGCGTTCGTGACCCTGCACGGGCAGCGGATGCTCGGCCGGCGAACGCTCGTCATCATCCTCTCCGACGGACTCGACCAGGGCGAAGTCGAACCGCTGCGGCGCGCCATGGGCTGGATTCAGCGCCGCGCGCGCCGCGTGATCTGGCTCAATCCCCTGCTCGAGAGTTCGCGCTACGCGCCCGAAGCCCGGGGCATGCGCACCGCGCTCCCGTACGTGGACTACTTCCAGTCGGGGCACAGCCTCGAAGCGCTGAGGACGCTCCCGGGGCTGCTCAGGTTGTGACTGGAGAAGAAAGAAACGGAGTTGGAAGGCGACCGCGAACGGGACCCGGGCGATTCCGGGTCCCGCCGCGCTATCGTTCTAGGCTCGGACCCGATCCTTGAGCCCTTTGCCCGCCTTGAACGTGGGGACGTTCATGGCCGCGATCTGAATCGACGCGCCGGTCTGCGGGTTCCGACCCATGCGCGCCTTGCGGTGCTGGGTTCCGAACGTGCCGAAGCCGGTGACCGTGAAGTCGCGGCCGGCGTCAAGCTCGCCTGCAATGATGCCCGTGCCGGGATCCGTCGAGAAAATGCAGTCGATCACATCCCGCGCGCTCGCTTTGCTCAAGCCGGCCTGCGAGGCGAGCTTCGCCGCGAAATCGTCTTTGGTCATCTTGGGTTCTCCCTGTTGAAAGTAAGCTCCGACGAGCGATCCGGGCGCATAATTCGCGCACCATCGCCGGATTGCAAGTGTGGCGCGCGATCTCGCCCCGGGAAGGGTCCTGCCGGCAGCCGGCTAGTGGGCGTCCGCGGAGAAGACTTTCCGTGTCATCGTGACGCCCACGAGCTTGAAGACCACGTTCCCGATCCGGCCGAGCAGCATCGTAGGCACGGCCGCGGGCACGGCAAGTCCCCACACGAGGTTCATGAACGCGCTCTCTCCGCCCAGGCCGCCGAGGGCCAGCCGCAGCACCGAGAAGATGCCGAGGAACACAGCGAGATTCAGCACGAGCCCCAGTGCCTGGCGTCCGGGCGAGCCGGTCTCCGCGTCGTAGATGCCGCCGAAGAAGATCGCAGCCACAATCCAGAAGATGCAGGTTGCGTAGAGCCAGTCCATCAATGGTGCCTCCGTGTCGGGAAAACGGGTCGGTCGGGGACGGAGGAACATACATGGCCTCCGGCGATCCTCGAAAGTAGCTTGCCCCCGCGGCTACGCCGGCTTGCCCCCGCGGCTTCGAACGCTCCCCGGAGAGGGTCACATGAAAGCGCCTTCACTTACGCTCGGGATCGAAGAGGAATACCAGGTCGTCCATCCGGAGACCGGCGAACTCACGTCGTTCATCACCGAGATTCTCGAAGGGGATGAGGAGACGCGCGAGCAGATCCACCCGGAGCTTCACCAGGCCTGCGTGGAGACGGCAAGCGAGGTGTGCCGGGATGTGGCGGAGGCGCGCGAGGAGGTGGTGCGCATGCGCCGCCTCGTCAGCGGCACGGTCGCCGAGAAGGGACTCGCCATCGTGGCCGCGGGGACGCATCCCTTCTCGACCTGGGAGCAGCAGGACATCACGCCGCTCGACCGCTACGTCGGACTGCGGGAGGACCTGCAGCAGGTTGCCGAACGGAACCTGATCTTCGGCACCCACATCCACGTGGGCATCGAGGACCGGGACTTCATGGTCGACGCGATGAACGTCTCGCGGTACTTCCTTCCCCACCTGCTGGCGCTCTCCACGAGTTCCCCGTTCTGGGAGGGGTCGAAGACGGGGCTGCACTCCTACCGCAGCATCATCTGGCGGAATTTCCCGCGCACCGGCATCCCGATGAGTTTCGGAAGCTGGAACGAGTACGAGCACTTCATCGAGACGATGGTCCGCTCGAACACGATCGCGGATTCGAGCAAGATCTGGTGGGACGTCCGTCCCAATCACAAGTTCCCGACACTCGAGTTCCGCGTGTGCGACATGTGCACGCGCGTGGAGGAAGTCGTGTGCATCGCCGCCATCTTCCAGGGGATCGTGGCGAAGCTGTGGAAGCTGCGGCGCGACAACCTCACCTTCCGCCAGTACCCCGAGGTCCTGCTCGCCGAGAACAAGTGGCGCGCGGCCAGATACGGGCTGACCGGAAAGCTCATCGACTTCGGGCGGCAGACCGAGCACCCGGCGGCGGATCTGATCATCGAGATCGTCGAGTGGTTCCTCGATGACGTGGTCGACGAACTCGGCACCCGCGCGGAGGTGGAATACGCGCTCCGGATCCTCCGGGAAGGGTCGAGTTCGCAGCGGCAACTCGCCGTGTACGAAGAGACCGGCGACACGCGGGCCGTGGTCCGGCACCTCATGGCGGAGACGCTCGAAGGCGTCTGAAGCGTCCCGCGCGTGATGGCGCGGCGCTCGGCGCTACATCATGCCGAGGTCCCGCGCCGTCCGGTCGATGCCCGCGCGGGCCTTCGTCACGAGTTCGTCGATTTCGTCGCGCGTGATCGTGAGCGGCGGACTCGTGCACATGACGTCGCGCATGGCGCGGAACACGACCCCCTCGTCGTAGAGGTGCTCGTGACAGAGCGCCCCCACCTGGCCCATGGGCTCGAACAGTTCCCGGGTCGCCCTGTCCTTCGAGAGTTCGACGCTGGCCACGAGTCCGACGCCGCGCACCTCGCCCACGAGCGGGTGATCGTTCAACTCCCTCAGCCGCGCCTGGAAGTAGGGTCCGGTGTCCTCTCTCACCCGGTCGACGACGCCCTCCTCCTTCATAAGCCGGAGGTTCTCCAGGGCGACGGCGGCCGCGACCGGATGGCCCGAATAGGTGTATCCGTGCGGGATCACTCCCCCCTCGGCCAGAACGCCGTATACCGCGTCGGTCATGAGCACGGCGGACATCGGCAGGTAGCCGGAGGTGAGTCCCTTGGCGATCGTCATCAGGTCGGCCTCGATGCCGAACTTCTGCGCGCCGAACCACTCCCCGGTGCGGCCGAAGCCGGTGATGACCTCGTCGCAGACGATGAGCACGTCGTTCTCGCGGCAGATGCGCTGGATCTCGGGCCAGTAGTTGTCCGGCGGCACGATGACGCCTCCGGCGCCGATGACGGGCTCGCCGATGAACGCCGCCACGCGGTCCGCGCCGAGTTCCGCGATCTTCTCCTCCACCGCCCGCGCCGCCCGCGCGCCGGTCTCCTCCGGCGTCTCGCCGGGCGCCCCCATGGCGAACCAGTAAGGGGGCATGACGTGCTCGAAGCCGGGCAGCGGCAGGTCGCCCATGGCGTGCATGGCCTCGAAGCCGCCCAGGCTGGCGGCGGCCATCGTGCTGCCGTGATACGCGTAGGTCCGACTGATGAACGTCTTCTTGGCGGGTTTTCCGCGGAGATCCCAGTACCGGCGGACGAGCCGGACGATGGTGTCGTTCGCCTCGGAACCCGAACTCGAGAAGAAGGTGTGCGCGATCGGGCCGGGCGTGAGTTCCGCGAGCACCCGCGACAGCTCGATCGTGGCCGGCGGCGCGGAACGGAAGAACGTGTTGTAGTAGGGCAGTTCGACCATCTGGTCGTACGCCGCCCTCGCGAGTTCCTCGCGCCCGTAGCCGAGGTTCACGCACCACAGGCCGCCCATGCCGTCGAGGATGCGCCGGCCATCGGAGTCGATGAGGTGGCGGCCCTCCGCGCCCACGATCACGCGCGTCCCCTTCTCGGCCACGATCCGGGGGTCGATGAACGGGTGCACGTGATGGCGTCGGTCGAGGTCCTGCCACTGAGCCGTGGCCGTTCCGGCGGGGGTCGACGTAGCAGGGTTCGTCGTAGCGGGGTTCGTCGTGGCGGTCACGCGGCGCCTCCTGGCGTAGTGTCGCGCTACACTTGGTTCGTCGGCGCGGACAACATATCAGCCGGCGGTGGGTCCAGGAGCCTGAGCGCCGCCTGGAGGAGGACGTTGGCGCCCGCCTCCGCCTGTGCGGGCGTGATGTTCTCCGCCTCGTTGTGGCTGATGCCGCCTTCGCAGGGGACGAAGATCATCCCTGTCGGCGCGACGTCGTTGGTGTGCACGGAGTCGTGGCCGGCGCCGGCCATGAGCGGCATCGAGGAATAGCCGCACAGATCCGCCGCCGCGCGAACCGCGTCGATGCACCGGCCGGAAAACCGGACCGGAGGCGAGCGCCAAACGTCGTCGAGCCGCCATGCCGCGCCCCGTTCGAGACAGGCGTCGGTCGCCGCCTCGCGCAGAGCGTCTTCCATGTCGTCGAGGGTGGGGGCGTCGGGGTGCCGGAGGTCCACGCTGACCGTCACGCGCCCGGGCACGGTGTTCCGCGATGCCGGCTCGGCGGCCAGGACCCCGAAGGTCAGGCGTCCGTGCGGCGCGAAGTCGCGTTCGACGCGGCGATACGCGTCGACGAGGAACCGCCCAAGCGCCGCCACCGGATCCGTTCGCCGCGACATCGGCGTCGACCCCGCGTGCGCTTCGTCACCCATGAGCGACAGGTCGAACCAGCGCGCACCCTGCACGCCGGTCACCACGCCGATCTCGCATCCCTCCTCCTCGAGAACCGGACCCTGCTCGATATGCAGCTCGAGCGCGGCGGCGATCGGACGACCCCCGACGGGGAGCGCGCCGCGATAGCCGATGCGGTCGATGGCGTCGGATACCGTCGTCCCGTCCGCATCCGCCGCGCCGAGGGCGTCCGCGAGTTCGAAGCGGGCCGAAAACACGCCCGAGCCCATCATGGCGGGCGGAAAACGCGCGCCTTCCTCATTCGTCCAGTTCACCACTTCGATCGGACGCGCCGTCCGCACTCCGTGCTCCTCGAGCGTTTCCACGACCTCCAGCGCCGCGAGCACGCCGAGCGGCCCGTCGAACCGTCCGCCCGTCGGCTGGCTGTCGAGGTGGCTCCCGAGCACGAGAGGGGGCCGGCTCCCGGCGGCAACACCCGTTCCTTCCCGGCGGGCGAACATGTTGCCGATCCCGTCGACCGACACGGCAAGGCCCAGCGATTCGGCCCACGCCCGGAAGAGGTCGCGCGCCCGACGGTCCTCCTCGCTCAGGGCCAGGCGGTGGACGCCCCCGGCCGGCGTCGCTCCGATGCGCGACATCTCCTCGATGCGTCCCCACAGCCGGTCTCCGTTCACCCGGAGTTCCGAGATCGCGGTCACGGTTCGGGACCGGCCCACGCGCGTCCCGCCGGGCTTCCCATCGGCTTCAATGGACCGGGGGTGGCGTACCGGTGAGGATGGCCGTGACGAGGAGGAGCAGACCCGCCGCGCCCAATTCGACGGCAACGGTCGGTGGGAGCCGGGGCGGATCTCCTGCGTCCGCGACCCGGCCGGGAGCGCGGCGCCAGTTGTAAGCGCCGCAACCCGCGACTCCGAGGACGACGAGGAGCTTCAGACTCAACGTCCGGCCGTAGGGTTCAGTCCAGAGCGCCGAGACCGTGCCGACGTGGAGCCACGCCTGGAAGAGCCCCGTGACCGCGATGACCGCCGCCGAGCCCAGCGCGAGCGGAGAGAAGGCCGAGATCCAGTCAATGATGCGGCGCTTCGAGATCGGAATCCCCCGGTGCCGTCCCAGAACCAGGACTCCCGCTATCACAGCCAGCGTACCCAGCCACGCACCTCCCGCCACCATGTGGAAGACGTGAGCGGTAACCGCCGGAGTGACAAAGTGTTCGGCGCCGGCCGCGTGCCCGGCCAACGCGGGCGTGTACGCGAGGAGGACCACCCCCGCCGTGCCCGCCATCCAGCCGAACTCCGCCCGCGGACCCCGCGCGGCCGCGAGAGCGAACGCCAGCCCGGAGAGCACGACCGCCGCGATCTGCGCGAGCCACGCCCGACCCCAGGAAGTGGCGGTCACGAGCAGGCGAACCTCGGCCCCCAGCGGTTCGAACGGATCGCGAAAGACGCTCACCTCCGCCGCGAGTCGGCCCAGGGCGCCCGCACCCGCCAGCAGTACGGCAAGCCCCCCGATCCGCGCGGCCAGCCGCTCGGGCATCGCGCCGGCGGCATCGTCCCCCTCCGGCTCGAACCCGGGGAAACGCCTGAGAACGACCAGCTTGAAGGCCACCACGCCCACCGCGACGAGGAGGCCCGCGAACAGCGCCCAGCGCGAGAGCGTGCCGATCAGGAACCACATGCGATCAGCTGATCACCACCCGCCGCCAGTTCGTAATGATCTTCGGCGCGTCCTCCAGGAGGTCGTTGAGGTCGGCGATCACGCCGTTCACTATGCCGGAGAGCTCCTCGGCCCGCTGGGCGGCGCCGGCTTCGATCTCCGTCAGCACCTCCATCTGCCCGACCGTCGGTCGCGCCTGCGGGCCGGAGACCGCGCGGGAGATGTTGCGAAGCTGCTCGATGAGGCGCGGCCAGTCGCGGTAGCCCATCGATCCCGGCGGACGCCGCACTTCGCCCGACACCGCCGTCAGCTGGCTCTGAGCATCGTCGGCGACGGCTCTCACCTGTTCTTCGTTGGACAGCTCCTTGCCTTCGATGGACTCGAGGAGTCCGTCGATCTGTCCGTCCAGATCGATGATCGTCCCCATCATCTCATTGAGGCGCGTCTCGAGGTCGCGTGCGCGCATGGCCGCGGTGAAGCGCTCGTCGTACACGGCCTGCGAGGCCGCCACGTTGGGGTCGCCGCGGAGCCGGAAGTCCTTCGACAGCTCCGTGCCGCCCACATCGATCGTCGCCGTGTAGGTGCCCGGGACGGCGGGCGGGCCGGTCGGGCCGAAGAAGAAGAACCCTCCACCCGGAGGACCCTGTCCCGGAATCGGTTCCGCGCCGGTCCAGCGGAGGTCCCAGATCGCGCGGTTGACGCCCGGCGTGACGTCACGGTGCTGGAACTCGCGCACGAGCGTGCCGTTGCGGTCCGTGATACGTACATCGACCGAGTTGCCCGCAGCCTCGGCGGCATCCTCCGAGAGATGGAAGTGGATCCACGCGCCGGGGGCGGGGTTCTCCCCCGCGAAGCGGCTCTGTCCGAAGTTGCTGGTGCGGCCCCACATCTCCCACTCCGTCGCCATGCGGATGTCGAAGAGGTGGGCGTCCTGGCCGATGGCCTCGGTCAGCTCGACCATGGGCTGGATGTCGTCGAGGATGAACGCGCCCCGCCCGTGCGTGCCGATGACGAGGTCGTTGTACTGGCGCTGGATCTTCACGCCCCGCACCGATACGCGCGGAAGGTTGCCGCGGATGTCCACCCACGTGTCGCCGCGGTCCCACGACGCGAAGATGCCGCGCTCCATGCCGACGAAGAGCAGATCCGGGTTCGAGGGGTGCTGCCGCACGACCTTCACGTAGTCGTCCTGCGGGAGCCCGGCGGAAATGTCTCGCCACGTCTGCCCGTAGTCGCGCGTCTCCCACAGGTGCGGGGTGAAGTCGTCGAGGCGGTGGTTGTCGACGGCCATGTACGCGGTGCCGGCATCCGTGGGCGACGCCTCGATGTTGCCGATCCAGGTCTCGGCGGGCAGGCCGGGCACGCGGTCGCGGACGTTCGCCCACGTCGCGCCGTTGTCGCGCGTGATCTGCACGTTGCCGTCGTCGGTGCCGACCCAGATCACGCCCGGCTCGAACTCGTCCTCGGCGATGGTGAGGATCGTGGTGTGGAATTCGGCCGCGGTGTTGTCCAGGTAGATCTCGCCGCCCGAATCGAGCTGCTTCTCCGGGTCGTCGGTCGTGAGGTCGGGGCTGATCACGTCCCACGAGTGGCCGTAGTCGTTGCTGCGGAAGACGACGTTGCCGCCCCAGTACACCGTCGCCGGGTCGTGCGGCGAGATGACGATCGGCGCGTCCCAGTTGAAACGGTACCTCGCCTGGTACATGCCCTGCCCCACCGAGCCGATCATGAGCGGCCACGGCTCGATCGACCGCATCTGCCCCGAGTTCGTGTCCGTGATGCGGAAGTAGCCGCCCTGCGCGTTCGAGTAGATGAGGTTCGGCTGGCCCGGCACCGGCACGGTGTAGAAGCCGTCGCCGCCGGAGACGGTGTAGAAATAGCCGGGCAGGATGCCGCGGCGGTCGTTGAGCCGGCTCGGCCCGCACCAGTTGCCGTTGTCCTGCAGCCCGCCGCACACGTAGTACGGGTCGCGGTCGTCGACGAAGATGTGGTAGTACTGCGCAAGGCTGAAGTTGCGGAAGATGTGGAAGTTGGCGCCTCCGTCGTACGACACCTGCATGCCGCCGTCCGAGCCCGAGAGGATCCGCTCGCCGTCTTCCGGGTCGATCCAGTACGCCTGGTGGTCGCCGTGCACGTCGTTGGCGATGCGGTCGAAGGTCCGGCCTCCGTCGGTCGATTTCGACAGCCCGCCCGAGAGCGTGTACAGCGTCTCGTGGTCGGACGGGTCGACGTAGACGTCGGAGTAGTAGAAGGGCCGGAAGTTGAGCTGGTTCTTGTTGTCGTTGACCATCTCCCAGGTCTCGCCGTAGTCGTCGGACATGAAGAGCGTGCCGGCGGTGGGGTATTCGGTGATCAGGTAGACGATGTTCGGACGCGACTGCGCCACGCTGATGCCGATGCGGGCCATGGGCTCGTCCGGCGTCGTCGCGATCTTCTTCCACGAGATGCCGCCGTCGCGCGAGACGTAAAGCGCCGTCTCCCTGCCACCGTCGTCAAAACGCCACGGCAGGCGGCGGAAGGTCCACATGCCGGCGTAGACGTTGCGGGGGTTCGTCAGGTCGATGTCGATGTCCGAGCACCCCGTGTCCTCGTCGATGAACAGCACGTGGTCCCAGGTCCGGCCACCGTCGGTCGTACGGAAGACGCCGCGCTCCCGGTTGGGGCCCCATTCGTGGCCCATCGCGCAGACCAGGGCAACATCGGGATCGCGCGGGTCGACGACGATGCGCTTGATGCGTTCGCTGTCGTCGAGGCCGAGGTGGGTCCAGGTGGCGCCGCCATCGGTCGAACGGTACACGCCGTCACCGTACGAGACCGAGTTGCGCGGGTCGCCCTCGCCGGCGCCGAGCCATACGACGTTGTGGTCGGAGGGGGCAAGCGTCAGCGCCCCGACCGAGTAGGTGTTCTCGTCGTCCCACTGATGCTCGAAGGTCACGCCGCCGTTGGTCGTCTTCCAGACGCCCCCGTTGGCCGCTCCGACCCAGAAGGTCCGCGGATCGCCCGGCACGCCCATGATGGCGGACACCCGTCCGCCCATGTTCACGGGACCGATGTGTCGCCACTCGATGTCGCCCAGCGCAGCCGAGATGGCGGCGGGGCTTTGGGCCTGGGCCGGTGTGGCGGCGAGAACGGCGAAGAGTGCGAGGGCGAGCCGGAATGCGCTGCGCGGCGACTTCATGAGAGTTCTCCCGGGATGGTCTGGTGGAGGGGCGAAATACCCTCCGGATCGCGTAAGTTCAATGGGCGAAGAGGGATTCGAACCCCCGACCTCCTGCTTGTAAGGCAGGCGCTCTGAACCGGCTGAGCTATTCGCCCCGAATCGCCGCCAGCCGCGCAGACTTGTGACGGGTCCTCCGCGGGCCGGGTCCCCTGGTGTCGTGTCCCTAGCCGAGCTTGCGCCAGCCCAGGATCAGTCCGGCGGGCAGGAACACCGCATAGCCCAGGATGAGCAGGAGCGGCGCGGCCGTCACGGATCCACGGTCGAGCAGCACGTACCCAACGGCGATCGACGTGAGGCCGAGCGCGAACGCCGCGTAGTTGGCCAATCCGAACTGGAGGCCCCGGGCGGGAGCGTCCCCGCCCCGCCGGTCTCGTCTTCCCTGGTTCATGCGGGGACGCTAGACGTCCCTCCGACATGCGTCAACCGTTACGCGGGCGCGTCCGCGGCCCTCCGGGAGCACCTCACGAGGTCGCCCGGGCCCATTCCGCGGCCTCCAGGAGCGGTGGGGGCAGCGGCGAGGCGAACGACAGCGCCTCGCCGGTCCGGGGGTGCTCGAACGCGAGGTGCGCGGCGTGCAGGAAGAGTCGCCCGGCCCGGCGCCGGAGCGCCTCCGCCCAGCGCCCCCCGGCGCCACCGAACCCCCGTTCCCAGTCCGGCCCGTAAATCGGGTCCGCGACGACCGGGTGCCCGAGCGATCCGAGATGCACCCGAATCTGGTGCGTCCTCCCCGTGGCGAGCCGCACGGCGAGCAGTTCCGCGGCGTTCCAGCGTTCGAGGCGCTTGAAGTGCGTCACCGCGGGCCGGCCGGCCTCGTGCACGGCCATCCGCTTCCGGTCGCGCGGATCGCGCCCGATCGGGCGGTCCACCGTGAGGCGCTCCTCGTCGAGGTGGCCCCAGGTCGCGGCGACGTAGCCCCGCTCGACCTCGCGGCGGCGGAGCGCCGCCGACAGCGCTCGATGCACTTCGTCCCGGCGCGCGACGAGCATGAGCCCGCTCGTGTCCTTGTCCAGCCGGTGCACGACCCCGGGCCGGCGGTCGCCCCCGATGCTCGACAGGCCGCCGAGGTGAAACAGGAGGGCGTTCACGAGCGTGCCTCCCGGGTGGCCGGGCGCCGGGTGGACGACGAGGCCGGCCGGTTTCTCGACCACCGCGAGGTCGTCGTCCGCGTATCGGATCTCCACCGGGATGTCTTCGGGTTCCAACCGGGTGGAGACGGGGGGCGGCAGTTCGATCTCGATCCGGTCTCCAGGCCGCGGCCGATGCCGCTTCCGCACCGCCTGTCCGCCGATGGTGACCCGGCCGTCGGAGATGAGTTGCGCGACCCGGGCCCGGCTCAGGGACAGGCGTTCGGCCAACAGGCGGTCGAGCCGGTCGAGGGCCGCGTCCTCACCGATCTCGATGCGCCGCCGCTCGCCCGCACCCTCCGCGTCGGACTCGGGCGGACTCACGTCACTCGGGGGCCGCCGCCTCCGCCGCCGCGGCCGCCATCTCCCGCTCGCGCCGGCCCTCGAGCCAGAACGAGATCAGCAACAGCACCGCGCCGACCGTCACGGCGGAATCCGCGACGTTGAAGATGGGAAAACGGCTCGTGCCGATGCCGAAGTCGAGGAAGTCCACGACCCCTGCTTCCAGCCGGATGCGATCCCAGATGTTGCCGAGCGCGCCGGCGGCGACGAGCGAGATGGCGAGGACGCGCAGTCGGTCGGAGGACGGCGTGCCGCGGTAGAGGACGCCGAGGACGCCGAGCGCGATCAGGGAGAGGACGAGAAAGAAGACCCGCGAATGCTCGCCGATGTTGAGCCCGAAGGCGGCTCCCGGGTTGTGCGTGTAGGTGAGGCGGAAGAAGTCGCCGATCACCGGCGTTCGCTCGTACAACTCGAACGTGTTCATGACCCACGCCTTGGTCGCGACGTCCAGCGCGAGGATGACGACGATCGGAACGAGCGTCAGCCAGAGTCGCGCGGCGCGATCG contains:
- a CDS encoding VWA domain-containing protein — translated: MTPERVVDLGRRLRGEGVACALSESTTAVAALTHLDAEDVEDVRAGLRAAFCSSAADLEVFERCFPAWWRGARPSSAVENLLSKAASGRGDRPTPGAPSGPDGLAAAREDLVEQATDEGDARERPIGAVYSAAHSLARRSFASIGDEELREVDVWLERLMVRLSTRRSRRLEPGGRRGPIDVRRTLRSLVAHEGELVRLARRRRRHVPPQLVVLCDVSGSMERYSRFLLRFLLGCGRARDIQTFAFSTRLTHLTPWLAGEEIDPALDRLRARGWSSGTRIGECLEAFVTLHGQRMLGRRTLVIILSDGLDQGEVEPLRRAMGWIQRRARRVIWLNPLLESSRYAPEARGMRTALPYVDYFQSGHSLEALRTLPGLLRL
- a CDS encoding HU family DNA-binding protein, translated to MTKDDFAAKLASQAGLSKASARDVIDCIFSTDPGTGIIAGELDAGRDFTVTGFGTFGTQHRKARMGRNPQTGASIQIAAMNVPTFKAGKGLKDRVRA
- a CDS encoding carboxylate-amine ligase: MKAPSLTLGIEEEYQVVHPETGELTSFITEILEGDEETREQIHPELHQACVETASEVCRDVAEAREEVVRMRRLVSGTVAEKGLAIVAAGTHPFSTWEQQDITPLDRYVGLREDLQQVAERNLIFGTHIHVGIEDRDFMVDAMNVSRYFLPHLLALSTSSPFWEGSKTGLHSYRSIIWRNFPRTGIPMSFGSWNEYEHFIETMVRSNTIADSSKIWWDVRPNHKFPTLEFRVCDMCTRVEEVVCIAAIFQGIVAKLWKLRRDNLTFRQYPEVLLAENKWRAARYGLTGKLIDFGRQTEHPAADLIIEIVEWFLDDVVDELGTRAEVEYALRILREGSSSQRQLAVYEETGDTRAVVRHLMAETLEGV
- a CDS encoding aspartate aminotransferase family protein yields the protein MTATTNPATTNPATSTPAGTATAQWQDLDRRHHVHPFIDPRIVAEKGTRVIVGAEGRHLIDSDGRRILDGMGGLWCVNLGYGREELARAAYDQMVELPYYNTFFRSAPPATIELSRVLAELTPGPIAHTFFSSSGSEANDTIVRLVRRYWDLRGKPAKKTFISRTYAYHGSTMAAASLGGFEAMHAMGDLPLPGFEHVMPPYWFAMGAPGETPEETGARAARAVEEKIAELGADRVAAFIGEPVIGAGGVIVPPDNYWPEIQRICRENDVLIVCDEVITGFGRTGEWFGAQKFGIEADLMTIAKGLTSGYLPMSAVLMTDAVYGVLAEGGVIPHGYTYSGHPVAAAVALENLRLMKEEGVVDRVREDTGPYFQARLRELNDHPLVGEVRGVGLVASVELSKDRATRELFEPMGQVGALCHEHLYDEGVVFRAMRDVMCTSPPLTITRDEIDELVTKARAGIDRTARDLGMM
- a CDS encoding Zn-dependent hydrolase yields the protein MGRSRTVTAISELRVNGDRLWGRIEEMSRIGATPAGGVHRLALSEEDRRARDLFRAWAESLGLAVSVDGIGNMFARREGTGVAAGSRPPLVLGSHLDSQPTGGRFDGPLGVLAALEVVETLEEHGVRTARPIEVVNWTNEEGARFPPAMMGSGVFSARFELADALGAADADGTTVSDAIDRIGYRGALPVGGRPIAAALELHIEQGPVLEEEGCEIGVVTGVQGARWFDLSLMGDEAHAGSTPMSRRTDPVAALGRFLVDAYRRVERDFAPHGRLTFGVLAAEPASRNTVPGRVTVSVDLRHPDAPTLDDMEDALREAATDACLERGAAWRLDDVWRSPPVRFSGRCIDAVRAAADLCGYSSMPLMAGAGHDSVHTNDVAPTGMIFVPCEGGISHNEAENITPAQAEAGANVLLQAALRLLDPPPADMLSAPTNQV
- a CDS encoding CopD family protein, with the translated sequence MWFLIGTLSRWALFAGLLVAVGVVAFKLVVLRRFPGFEPEGDDAAGAMPERLAARIGGLAVLLAGAGALGRLAAEVSVFRDPFEPLGAEVRLLVTATSWGRAWLAQIAAVVLSGLAFALAAARGPRAEFGWMAGTAGVVLLAYTPALAGHAAGAEHFVTPAVTAHVFHMVAGGAWLGTLAVIAGVLVLGRHRGIPISKRRIIDWISAFSPLALGSAAVIAVTGLFQAWLHVGTVSALWTEPYGRTLSLKLLVVLGVAGCGAYNWRRAPGRVADAGDPPRLPPTVAVELGAAGLLLLVTAILTGTPPPVH
- a CDS encoding RluA family pseudouridine synthase; the protein is MSPPESDAEGAGERRRIEIGEDAALDRLDRLLAERLSLSRARVAQLISDGRVTIGGQAVRKRHRPRPGDRIEIELPPPVSTRLEPEDIPVEIRYADDDLAVVEKPAGLVVHPAPGHPGGTLVNALLFHLGGLSSIGGDRRPGVVHRLDKDTSGLMLVARRDEVHRALSAALRRREVERGYVAATWGHLDEERLTVDRPIGRDPRDRKRMAVHEAGRPAVTHFKRLERWNAAELLAVRLATGRTHQIRVHLGSLGHPVVADPIYGPDWERGFGGAGGRWAEALRRRAGRLFLHAAHLAFEHPRTGEALSFASPLPPPLLEAAEWARATS
- the lspA gene encoding signal peptidase II, which translates into the protein MPEAAGHVDDATPEQESPGLPGNGDRAARLWLTLVPIVVILALDVATKAWVMNTFELYERTPVIGDFFRLTYTHNPGAAFGLNIGEHSRVFFLVLSLIALGVLGVLYRGTPSSDRLRVLAISLVAAGALGNIWDRIRLEAGVVDFLDFGIGTSRFPIFNVADSAVTVGAVLLLISFWLEGRREREMAAAAAEAAAPE